Within the Gloeobacter kilaueensis JS1 genome, the region TTTGGTGTCAGTTGCCGCCAGATCCAAGAGCGGACCGGCGTCGATTGCGTGAATGGCGGGATGCACGCGGGCCTCGCCACCGATTACCTGCTCAGGCGCGCCCGGCGCTTCCTCCATTCGGGGGACACGGTGCTGCTGCCCCTCGAATACGAGATGTACACCTTTGACGGCCAGCCCAACCAGGTGCTCATCGACTACGTCTTTGCCCGCGACCCTGGCTACTTTTTAGCCGCCGACCCGCTCACCCAGTTTCGCTTTGTGGCGGGCATCTCCTTCAAGCGCCTGCAGGCTGGACTCGCCGCCCGCCTCAAGCCCCCCCACGAAGTTGGGCGCGACGACTACCACGCCCGCGTCCTCGACCGCAACGGCGATCGCATCGACAACGCCAGGGCAAAGATGACGGCGAAGCAACTGGGCAAGCTCGCCGCCATCCGCCCGATGACCATCGCCGACCCCCTTGAGGGCGAGACGCCCGGCCTGCGCTCGATTCGCGCTTTTATCGACTGGTGCCGCGAACGCCACATCCAGGTCGTCGCCACCTGGCCCAATACCCGGCGCTTCGCCCTTTACCAGCGGGCGGATTACCGCCAATTTTTGGGTCGCATCGAGCGCTTCTATCGTGCCCAGGCCGTGCCCGTACTGGGCCAGCCGGACGAATTTATGTACGAGCTGCCGCTGATGTACGACTCGATCTACCACCTCAACGACGAGGGGGTGCGCCTGCGCACCAGCCGCCTCATCGCCCTGCTCCACCCGTACCTTTCCACTCCCGGAGACTATCCCCAATGATTCCGATGCTCGATCTGCAGGCCCAGTACTGGGCGCTGGCCGATGAACTGAACGCCGCTGTCCAGCGGACGATGGCCGCCGGCCAGTACATCCTCGGCCCCGAGGTCAAAAAACTCGAAGCTGATATCGCCCGCTACTGCGGCACCCGCTTCGCTGTAGGCGTCAACTCCGGCACCGACGCGCTCTACCTGGCGCTGCGCGCCCTGGAGATTGGTCCGGGGGACGAGGTGATCACGACGCCTTTTACTTTTATCGCCACCACCGAGGCGATCGGGGCAGTCGGAGCGACGCCGGTCTTCGTCGATATCGATCCGCATACGTTCAACCTCGACGTTGCCCAGGTAGAAGCAAAGATCACCCCCCAGACCAGAGCCCTGCTGCCGGTCCACCTCTACGGTCAGACCTGCGAGATGGACAGTCTTGTAGCTATTGCCCGCCGCCACGGACTGCGGATCGTCGAGGACTGCGCCCAGGCGATCGGGGCAAGCTGGCGCGGCCAGGCGGCAGGGGCGCTGGGCGACATCGGCTGCTTCAGCTTTTTTCCGAGCAAGAACCTCGGTTGCTACGGCGACGGCGGTATGGCGGTCACGAGCGACCCGGTTCTGGCGGAGCGCATCGAGATCCTGCGCCGCCACGGGGGCAAAAAGAAGTACCACCATACCGAACTCGGGGTAAATAGCCGCCTCGACGAACTGCAGGCGGCGATCCTCAACGTCAAATTTCCCCACCTCGACGCCTGGAACGCCGCCCGCCGCGAGCGCGCCCGGACGTACAATCAGCTGCTCGCCGGCAGCGGCATCGCCTGTCCGGGAGAGCTTGCCGATAGCGAATGCGTCTACCACCAGTACACCGTGCGCGTGCCGGATCGCGAGCGGGTGCAGGCCGAGCTGAAGGCGGCGGGGGTGGCCTCGATGGTGTACTACCCGATTCCCCTGCACCTGCAGGAGGTGCATCGCAACCTGGGCTACGGCGCGGGCGATTTTCCGGTGGCCGAGCAGGCCGCCCGCGAGGTGCTCTCGCTGCCTATCTATCCGGAGATCAGCTTCGATGAGCAGTCGCTGGTCGCCCAGGCGCTCATCGCCGCCGTTCGCCAACCGCTCGCCGTCTAATGTGAGGAGTTTTTTCGATCATGACCAAACACATTTTGATTACCGGGGTGGCGGGCTTTTTGGGCTCCCACCTGGCGGACGCCCTGCTGGCTCGCGGCCACCGGGTGACAGGCGTCGATAACCTCTCGATGGGCAGCCTCGCCAACATCGCCCACAACATCGATCACCCGCGCTTTCGCTTCCACCAGCTCGACATCCTCGATCTGGCCGCCTTTGAGGCGGTGGCGGGCGATATCGACGTGGTCATCCACATGGCCGCCTTCAAGATCCCCCGTTACGGCCATCGCCTCGACACGCTGCAGATCAACAGCCGAGGCACCGAGTACGCCCTCGAAGTCGCCCGCCGGGCCGGGGCAAAGTTCGTCTTTGCCTCGACCTCGGATGTCTACGGCAACAACCCCCACGTCCCCTTCAACGAAGAAGACCCGATCGTGCTCGGTTCGAGTGCGGTCGCCCGCTGGGCCTACGCCGCCTCGAAGCTCTACGACGAGCACCTCTGCTGGGGCTATCAAGAAAAGTACGACATCCCCTGCACGGTGATCCGGATCTTCGGCTCCTACGGTCCGCGCCACCACCTGAGCTGGTGGGGTGGTCCCCAGTCGGTGTTTATCGACCAGCTCCTCAAAAACGAACCGATCACCCTCCACGGCGACGGCCTCCAGACCCGCAGCTTCACTTTTGTCGAGGACACAGTGAGCGGCTTCGTCGCAGCGGCGGAGCGGGCGGAGGCGAACGGCGAGCTGTTTAATGTCGGCGACGACCGCGAGATCGCGATCGTCGATCTGGCCCGGCTACTGCACGAGCTAATGGGCCGCCCCGGCGAACCGGAACTGCTGTTCATCCCCTACGACCAGATCGCCGGTGGCAGGCGCTACGAGGATGTGCGCCGCCGCGTGCCGGACAATCGCAAGGCGCGCCGCTTGCTCGGCTTTGACCCGCAGGTGAGCCTCGAAGAGGGGCTGACCCGCACCCTCACCTGGCAGTACCAGGTGCGCCGCCAGCAGCGGCAACTGTTGTCCATCCCTTCCTGAGGACACGGCCTTGAAAATCTACTTCGTCATCCCCGCCTTCAACGAGGCGCAAAACGTTCCTTCGCTCCTGCGCAGCATCCAGGGCAAGATGGACGTCCTCGGCCTGCCCTTCCAGATCATCCTGGTCGATGACGGCAGCAGCGACGGCACCGCCGAGGCAGCCCTCACCAGCGATGCGCCGGTGATTGTCCTGCGCCAGTCCAACCAGGGGCCGGGAGCCGCCTTTCACAATGGCTTCCGCACCGCCTTGATGCTCGCCGACGACGAGGACCGGATCGTGAGCCTCGAAGCGGACAACACCAGCGACCTGAGCATTCTGCCCGCCCTGCTTGCCCTCATCGATCAGCGCCACGACGTTGCCCTCGCCTCGGTCTACGCGCCCGGCGGCGAGATTGTCGGCGCTTCGGCTCTGCGCAAGGTGCTCAGCTGGGGAGCCAACCTGCTATTGATGAGCGCCCTCGGTACCCGGCAGATCCACACCTACAGCTCCTTTTTTAGAGCCTACCGGCCCGCGATCCTGCGCGCCGCCCTCGACGCCTACGACGAGGATCTGATCACCGAGGCAGGCTTTGTCTGCATGGTCGAATTGCTCATCAAGCTGCTCTTTGTCAACGCCCGGATCGCCGAGGTGCCGATGGTCCTCGACAGCCGGATGCGCATCGGGGCGAGCAAGATGAAAATTGCCCGCACGATCCGGGGCTATGGCCAGGTGCTCTGGCGCTTCTGGCGCGGTGACTACCAGCCTGAACCGGGTCTTATCGAACTGCCGGTCCGCTCCACTACCCTGGGACACCGCCCATGAGAACTTCTTCTGATACGCCGGTGGCGATTATCGGCGGCGGCATTCTTGGCCTTTCTTTGGGTTGGCAATTGACCCGCTCCGGGGTAAAGGTGCAGATCTTCGAGCGCGACCGGACCCTGGGCGGTCTGGCGGCTTCGATGGATCTGGACGGCCTGCAGGTGGACCGCTTCTACCACGTCATCCTGCCCACCGACCGGCACGTGATCGACCTGGCGACAGAACTGGGCGTGGAGGAGCGGCTGCAGTTTCGCAACACCAAAGTCGGCTACTTCGATCAAGGCCAGATGTACTCGCTCAGCTCACTGGTCGAATTTTTGCGCTTCAAGCCTTTGAGCCTCGTCGAGCGGCTGCGGCTCGCGGCCTTTGTGCTCTACTGCCAGCGGCTCACAGGCTGGCAAGCCCTCGATCGCATTGCGCTGGAGCAGTGGCTGGTCCGGCTGTGCGGCCAGAGCCTCTACCAGAAGATGTGGCTGCCCTTGCTGAAGTCAAAGTTCGACGACGACCCCAGCCACCTGCCCGCCACCTACCTCTGGGCGCGCACCCGCCGGATGTCCTCCAACCGCGACAGCTCCGCCGCCCGCGAGAGCATGGGCTGTCTGGTCGGTGGCTATCAGGTGCTCGCCGACGCCCTGGCAGAGGCGATCCGCTCGGCGGGCGGTGAGATTTTCACCGGTGTGAAAGTCAAAGAACTCGCCTGCGAGGCGGGACGGGTGACGGGCCTGCGCACCGACGCCGGTTCTTTTGCCTGCCGCTCAGTGATCTCGACCCTGTTGCCCGAGTACCTGCAGCCGCTTTTGCCCGGCAGCGTCCGCCTCGAACCCCAGCGCTACCTGGGGATTGTCTGCCTGGTGTTGAAACTGAGCGCCAGTGTCAGCCCCTACTACACGGTGAACATCACCGACCGCTCGATCCCGTTTACGACCGTCGTCGAGACCTCGCGGGTGATTGGCTCCGAGAACCTGGGGGGCCACAGCCTGCTCTACGTGCCGAAGTACGTCGCCCCCGACAGCCCCTACTTCGATCGCAGCGACGAGCAGATCCAGGCCGAATTTTTGCACCACCTGGGGCGGATGTTCCCGGACTTCCGGCCCGAGCAGATCGTCACAAGCCGGGTGATGCGCGCTCGGGCGATCGAACCGGTGCATGAACTGGAGGCGGGCTTGCGGGTGGAATCGGTGTACGCTCCCCTACCGGGCCTCTACCAGACCAGCACCGCCCAGATCTACCCGGCCCTCGTCAACTGCGAGGCGGTGATCGCCCTGGCAGAAAACGTCTTCGAGCGCCTGCGGCCCGATCTGGTTCTTTCCAACACCTCTTTTCAGGAAGCTTCCCATGTCCGATAAGTCCGTTGCCCGCTCCGTCTCGCTCGTGCTGCCCACCTACAACGAGGCGGCCAACCTCGAGCGGATGATCGCCCGCCTCGATGCGCTACTCAAAGAAAGTGGCCGCCCCTACGAGATCATCGTCGTCGATGACGACAGTCCTGACCGCACCTGGGAACTGGCTGAGCAGCTGGGGCGCGAGCGCTTTGCCCAGTTGCGGGTCGTGCGCCGCGTGGGCGAGCGGGGACTGGCAACCGCCGTCCTGCGCGGCTGGGAAGTTGCCAGTGGTGACATCCTGACGGTGATGGACGCCGACGGTCAGCATCCGCACCTGACGCTGCTGGAATTGCTCGACGCCGTGGAGGCGGGAGCGGATATCGCCGTCGGTTCCCGGCACGTCAGCGGGGGCGGGGTGAGCGACTGGAGCGCTGTGCGCCGCTTTCTTTCGCGCGGTGCTCAATTTATTGGCCTGGTGCTCGCCCCCTCGGTGGTGCGCCGGGTGAGCGATCCGATGTCGGGCTTTTTTGCCCTGCGCCGTTCGGTGATCGAGGGGCGGACCCTCGATCCGGTAGGTTACAAGATCCTGCTGGAGGTGCTGGGCCGGGGCCGCTACCGGACGCTCGAAGAAATCGGTTACGTCTTTCTGGAGCGCGAGGGGGGCGACAGCAAGGTCAGCGCCCGGCTCTACTGGGAGTACCTGCTGCATCTGGTGCGCCTCAGCCGCCAGACCGGCGATCTGCAGCGCTTCTTGCGCTTTGGCCTAGTGGGCGTCTCCGGCGTGCTGGTCAATCTCGCGGCCCTCTGGTTTTTCAAAGAAGTCGAGGCGTTGCCTCTGTGGCTGGCCGGGTGTCTGGCGGTCGAAATGGCGATCGTGAGCAACTTTGTTCTCAACGATGCCTGGACCTTCCGCAGCGAGGCCGAGCGTGCCCCCGGCCTTCAGCCGTGGCTGGGCCGCCTGTGGCGCTTCAACGTCATCTGCGGCGTCGGAGCTGTAATCAACGTCGCCTGCCTGCTCCTGCTCACCAATCTGCTGGGACTCTATTATCTGGTAGCTCAGCTGGTGGCCGTCGCTGTGAGCACCCTCTGGAACTACACGCTGAACGCGACCCTCAACTGGCAGGCCGAGGCGGGGGTGCCCCTCTCGCAGTTGCCAGGGCGGCTGCGCCGCCGGGTGGCGTTGGTGCTGAGCGGCAAAAGTTAGACCGCCCCCACCCCTCCACACCCCCCCTGCCCCCCGCTCTCCTCCTCCTGCCCCCCGAATGGGGGGCTGCCCCGCCGGGCAGAGGAGAAGAGGGGGGGTTCACTGTAACTGGGCTGCAGGTGGGATGGGTGAAGTCAGTTGCAGGCTTGTCTTCCCTTGTGGGAGAGGGCTAATCAGGAGACGACTTTATGCAACTTTCTCGAAAACCTCTCGATCTGGCAGGTTACATCGCCCTCGCCGCCGTCGGCTTCTACTGCATCTTTCAGTTGCCCTTCGGCTTTGCCGCCACGGTGCCGGTCGTCTCAGATTCGTATATCTTTGGCTTCAACAACCGGGTGGCGGTGCTCAGCACCGTGGGCATCGTCGCCGTCCTCACCCTCTTGCGGCGCTACCTCAAAATTGCCGACTGGCTGGTTCTGC harbors:
- a CDS encoding glycosyltransferase — encoded protein: MKIYFVIPAFNEAQNVPSLLRSIQGKMDVLGLPFQIILVDDGSSDGTAEAALTSDAPVIVLRQSNQGPGAAFHNGFRTALMLADDEDRIVSLEADNTSDLSILPALLALIDQRHDVALASVYAPGGEIVGASALRKVLSWGANLLLMSALGTRQIHTYSSFFRAYRPAILRAALDAYDEDLITEAGFVCMVELLIKLLFVNARIAEVPMVLDSRMRIGASKMKIARTIRGYGQVLWRFWRGDYQPEPGLIELPVRSTTLGHRP
- a CDS encoding NAD-dependent epimerase/dehydratase family protein, whose protein sequence is MTKHILITGVAGFLGSHLADALLARGHRVTGVDNLSMGSLANIAHNIDHPRFRFHQLDILDLAAFEAVAGDIDVVIHMAAFKIPRYGHRLDTLQINSRGTEYALEVARRAGAKFVFASTSDVYGNNPHVPFNEEDPIVLGSSAVARWAYAASKLYDEHLCWGYQEKYDIPCTVIRIFGSYGPRHHLSWWGGPQSVFIDQLLKNEPITLHGDGLQTRSFTFVEDTVSGFVAAAERAEANGELFNVGDDREIAIVDLARLLHELMGRPGEPELLFIPYDQIAGGRRYEDVRRRVPDNRKARRLLGFDPQVSLEEGLTRTLTWQYQVRRQQRQLLSIPS
- a CDS encoding NAD(P)/FAD-dependent oxidoreductase, producing MRTSSDTPVAIIGGGILGLSLGWQLTRSGVKVQIFERDRTLGGLAASMDLDGLQVDRFYHVILPTDRHVIDLATELGVEERLQFRNTKVGYFDQGQMYSLSSLVEFLRFKPLSLVERLRLAAFVLYCQRLTGWQALDRIALEQWLVRLCGQSLYQKMWLPLLKSKFDDDPSHLPATYLWARTRRMSSNRDSSAARESMGCLVGGYQVLADALAEAIRSAGGEIFTGVKVKELACEAGRVTGLRTDAGSFACRSVISTLLPEYLQPLLPGSVRLEPQRYLGIVCLVLKLSASVSPYYTVNITDRSIPFTTVVETSRVIGSENLGGHSLLYVPKYVAPDSPYFDRSDEQIQAEFLHHLGRMFPDFRPEQIVTSRVMRARAIEPVHELEAGLRVESVYAPLPGLYQTSTAQIYPALVNCEAVIALAENVFERLRPDLVLSNTSFQEASHVR
- a CDS encoding DegT/DnrJ/EryC1/StrS family aminotransferase, whose translation is MIPMLDLQAQYWALADELNAAVQRTMAAGQYILGPEVKKLEADIARYCGTRFAVGVNSGTDALYLALRALEIGPGDEVITTPFTFIATTEAIGAVGATPVFVDIDPHTFNLDVAQVEAKITPQTRALLPVHLYGQTCEMDSLVAIARRHGLRIVEDCAQAIGASWRGQAAGALGDIGCFSFFPSKNLGCYGDGGMAVTSDPVLAERIEILRRHGGKKKYHHTELGVNSRLDELQAAILNVKFPHLDAWNAARRERARTYNQLLAGSGIACPGELADSECVYHQYTVRVPDRERVQAELKAAGVASMVYYPIPLHLQEVHRNLGYGAGDFPVAEQAAREVLSLPIYPEISFDEQSLVAQALIAAVRQPLAV
- a CDS encoding glycosyltransferase, which gives rise to MSDKSVARSVSLVLPTYNEAANLERMIARLDALLKESGRPYEIIVVDDDSPDRTWELAEQLGRERFAQLRVVRRVGERGLATAVLRGWEVASGDILTVMDADGQHPHLTLLELLDAVEAGADIAVGSRHVSGGGVSDWSAVRRFLSRGAQFIGLVLAPSVVRRVSDPMSGFFALRRSVIEGRTLDPVGYKILLEVLGRGRYRTLEEIGYVFLEREGGDSKVSARLYWEYLLHLVRLSRQTGDLQRFLRFGLVGVSGVLVNLAALWFFKEVEALPLWLAGCLAVEMAIVSNFVLNDAWTFRSEAERAPGLQPWLGRLWRFNVICGVGAVINVACLLLLTNLLGLYYLVAQLVAVAVSTLWNYTLNATLNWQAEAGVPLSQLPGRLRRRVALVLSGKS